One Argiope bruennichi chromosome 5, qqArgBrue1.1, whole genome shotgun sequence DNA segment encodes these proteins:
- the LOC129969506 gene encoding mitogen-activated protein kinase kinase kinase 12-like, protein MSATIPKTEMPSSMESSLTSPSSLGIMCSSSEREDFQQSLLCINDESSSKSSASPPEKTIMYPPARSASTPVVTTVAPTSPTITSSTSSPAAFTTVRSSAASVAQGMSFLPHTRAKNGWLDGLLVCLRPVWGILGKAAGNEHIDSDEWEIPFENIQDLQWVGSGAQGAVFLGELEGELVAVKKVREKEETDIKHLRHLRHPNIVTFKGVCIQSPCYCIIMEFCPYGQLYEMLRSDRDIPPDKTLDWCKQIVSGMEYLHQNRIVHRDLKSPNVLISMNEVLKISDFGTSRQLNDISTKMSFAGTVAWMAPEVIRHDPCSEKVDIWSFGVVLWELLTREVPYKDVDSSAIIWGVGNNSLHLPVPDSIPEAFRILLKQCWSSKPRNRPSFHHILLYLDTAAHELIGVSREKFLQNQTRWRKEIDEYMQNFQDKESRVPLVEEDLVKQRREELRHAQDIREHYERKLERANDLYMELATCLLQLEQREKELVQREENLQGSKNGQDKACKRNIVRPLLRAHERLTKKRSRKSSSSLKSPDDQTLNSEIPQAKRTPPQLYIADPVNSQFPGQAAVYVAEIPPKQEFEVFCEETAPNSYGHQKNSSKGHLPYRPAVIFNMEQNHSNRDCDLPINFQSRPSNVEVIKNRLSGNPRHCNWDQFDSDENVPPAKVPNWQRDPQSYEIAKQINKELQTRRQVESIDYHSDDASNGNRPTAIHHALIDDDIPYNFCAGGSLESLKQPKKLHYFPRVVPGVPVRYGGSFNDIYRVQELEKVASAPNQSTHDRDGNILKKRWYEPELLPPEIAACECNFSSPNEVLSGLSDLKVSDSLTPQVHRHLRRHTMVDPSTVLYGNREALELNRINRNSLPPSGGVPLDKGIDCIPLAATNW, encoded by the exons ATGTCTGCCACTATTCCAAAAACAGAAATGCCTAGCTCCATGGAAAGTAGTTTGACATCACCAAGTTCTCTTGGCATTATGTGTAGCAGCAGTGAAAGGGAAGATTTTCAACAAAG tttattaTGCATTAATGATGAGAGTTCGAGCAAATCCTCTGCATCTCCTCCAGAAAAAACTATTATGTATCCTCCAGCTCGTTCTGCTAGTACACCTGTAGTTACTACAGTTGCTCCAACTTCTCCAACGATTACTAGTTCAACTAGTAGTCCAGCTGCCTTTACAACAGTTAGATCATCTGCAGCTTCTGTTGCTCAGGGAATGAGTTTCTTGCCCCATACTAGAGCTAAAAATGGATGGTTAGATGGATTGTTGGTATGTCTTCGGCCAGTTTGGGGAATCCTTGGCAAAGCTGCAGGAAATGAACACATTGACTCTG ATGAATGGGAAATaccatttgaaaatattcaagatttaCAGTGGGTGGGAAGTGGAGCGCAAGGGGCTGTTTTCCTGGGTGAACTTGAAGGAGAGCTGGTTGCTGTGAAAAAAGTACGCGAGAAAGAAGAAACagatataaaacatttaagaCATCTTCGACATCCTAATATAGTGACTTTTaa AGGTGTGTGTATCCAATCTCCTTGCTACTGCATAATTATGGAATTTTGTCCATATGGTCAGCTTTATGAGATGTTACGCAGTGATAGAGATATACCTCCTGATAAAACTCTTGATTGGTGTAAACAAATTGTATCTGGAATGGAATATTTGCATCAAAACAGAATAGTGCATAGAGATTTAAAATCTCCCAA tgTACTCATAAGTAtgaatgaagttttgaaaatttctgactTTGGAACCTCACGTCAGTTGAATGATATCAGTACAAAAATGTCTTTTGCTGGTACAGTTGCGTGGATGGCTCCTGAAGTCATCAGACATGATCCTTGTTCTGAGAAAGTGGATATATG gtCTTTTGGAGTTGTATTGTGGGAATTGCTAACTCGAGAAGTTCCATACAAAGATGTGGATTCTTCTGCAATTATTTGGGGTGTGGGTAATAACAGTCTTCATCTTCCTGTTCCAGACTCTATTCCAGAAGcatttcgaattcttttaaaacaatgcTG GAGTTCAAAACCTAGAAATCGACCCTCATTCCATCACATTCTTTTATACTTGGATACTGCTGCTCATGAACTCATTGGTGTTTCTAGagagaaatttttacaaaatcaa acTAGATGGAGAAAAGAAATCGAtgaatatatgcaaaatttccaAGATAAGGAAAGTCGTGTTCCTTTGGTTGAAGAAGATTTGGTTAAACAACGTAGAGAAGAGCTACGCCATGCTCAAGACATTCGAGAGCATTATGAAAGAAAGTTAGAGAGAGCTAATGACTTGTACATGGAGTTGGCAACTTGCTTACTTCAACTTGAACAAAGGGAAAAAGAACTTGTTCA gcgCGAAGAAAACTTGCAAGGTTCAAAGAATGGACAAGATAAAGCATGTAAAAGAAATATAGTTAGGCCATTACTTCGAGCCCATGAAAGACTTACTAAAAAGCGTTCTCGCAAAAGTTCAAGTTCTCTTAAAAG CCCAGACGATCAgactttaaattcagaaataccTCAAGCTAAAAGGACTCCACCTCAACTATATATAGCAGATCCTGTCAATAGTCAATTTCCAGGGCAGGCAGCTGTTTATGTAGCTGAAATCCCACCAAAGCAAGAATTTGAAGTGTTTTGTGAAGAGACAGCCCCAAATTCTTATGGGCATCAAAAGAATTCCTCTAAAGGCCACTTGCCTTATAGGCCAGCTGTAATTTTCAATATGGAACAGAATCATTCCAATCGTGACTGTGACTTGCCTATAAATTTCCAATCAAGACCTAGCAATGTTGAAGTGATAAAAAATAGACTTTCTGGTAATCCCAGGCATTGCAATTGGGATCAGTTTGACTCGGATGAAAATGTGCCTCCTGCTAAAGTTCCTAACTGGCAAAGAGATCCACAATcatatgaaattgcaaaacagATAAATAAAGAACTGCAGACCAGAAGACAGGTTGAAAGTATTGATTATCATTCAGATGATGCATCTAATGGCAATAGACCAACTGCAATACACCATGCTCTGATTGATGATGACATTCCCTATAATTTTTGTGCTGGAGGTTCATTAGAGAGCTTAAAACAACCaaagaaattacattatttcCCTAGAGTTGTACCTGGTGTGCCAGTAAGATATGGAGGAAGCTTTAATGACATTTACCGTGTTcag gaATTAGAAAAAGTTGCATCAGCTCCAAATCAATCAACTCATGACAGAGATGGAAATATTCTGAAGAAAAGATG GTATGAACCAGAACTTTTGCCTCCTGAGATAGCTGCTTGTGAATGCAATTTTTCATCTCCTAATGAGGTTTTGTCAGGTTTATCTGATCTTAAAGTTTCTGATTCTCTCACTCCCCAAGTTCATAGGCACTTAAGAAGGCATACCATGGTGGACCCTTCAACAGTTCTTTATGGGAATCGTGAGGCATTGGAACTTAATAGAATCAATCGA aattcattacCACCTTCTGGAGGAGTTCCTTTGGATAAAGGCATTGATTGCATACCATTAGCTGCTACTAACTGGTAA